A part of Streptomyces sp. SLBN-31 genomic DNA contains:
- a CDS encoding DUF1416 domain-containing protein, translated as MCGAKAGGPDASTIKPGETTIQGQVTRDGEPVTGYVRLLDSTGEFTAEVPTSATGQFRFYAAEGTWTVRALVPGGTADRTVVVAEKGALAEVAIAV; from the coding sequence ATGTGTGGAGCGAAGGCCGGCGGCCCCGACGCCTCGACGATCAAGCCCGGTGAGACCACCATCCAGGGTCAGGTGACCCGCGACGGCGAGCCGGTGACGGGCTACGTCCGTCTGCTGGACTCGACCGGCGAGTTCACCGCCGAGGTCCCCACCTCCGCGACGGGCCAGTTCCGCTTCTACGCGGCCGAGGGCACCTGGACCGTCCGCGCCCTGGTTCCCGGCGGCACCGCCGACCGCACGGTCGTCGTCGCCGAGAAGGGCGCGCTCGCCGAGGTCGCGATCGCGGTCTGA
- a CDS encoding LacI family DNA-binding transcriptional regulator, protein MAKVTRDDVARLAGTSTAVVSYVINNGPRPVAPATRERVLAAIKELGYRPDRVAQAMASRRTDLIGLIIPDARQPFFGEMAHAVEQAASERGKMVLVGNTDYVAEREVHYLRAFLGMRVSGLILVSHALNDLAAAEIDAWDARVVLLHERPEAIDDVAVVTDDLGGAHLAVQHLLQHGYDYVACMGGTAETPAVGDPVSDHVEGWRRAMEEAGKPTEGRLFEAPYNRYDAYRIALEILSGPRRPPAVFCSTDDQAIGVLRAARELRIDVPGELAVAGFDDIKEAALADPPLTTVASDRSAMARAAVDLVLDDGLRVAGARRERLKTFPSRLVVRGSCGCD, encoded by the coding sequence GTGGCCAAGGTGACTCGGGACGATGTGGCGCGGCTGGCGGGTACTTCCACCGCCGTGGTCAGCTACGTCATCAACAACGGACCCCGGCCGGTCGCCCCGGCCACGCGCGAGCGTGTCCTCGCCGCGATCAAGGAGCTGGGGTACCGGCCCGACCGGGTCGCCCAGGCGATGGCGTCCCGCCGGACGGACCTCATAGGCCTGATCATCCCGGACGCGCGCCAGCCCTTCTTCGGCGAGATGGCCCACGCGGTCGAACAGGCCGCCTCCGAGCGCGGGAAGATGGTCCTCGTCGGCAACACCGACTACGTCGCCGAGCGCGAGGTCCACTACCTGCGCGCCTTCCTCGGCATGAGGGTCTCTGGTCTCATCCTCGTCTCGCACGCCCTGAACGACCTCGCCGCCGCCGAGATCGACGCCTGGGACGCCCGGGTCGTACTGCTGCACGAGCGGCCGGAGGCCATCGACGACGTCGCGGTCGTCACCGACGACCTGGGCGGCGCCCACCTCGCCGTGCAGCATCTGCTGCAGCACGGGTACGACTACGTCGCCTGTATGGGCGGCACCGCCGAGACACCCGCCGTCGGCGACCCGGTCTCCGACCACGTCGAGGGCTGGCGGCGCGCGATGGAGGAGGCCGGCAAGCCGACCGAGGGGCGGCTGTTCGAGGCGCCGTACAACCGCTACGACGCCTACCGCATAGCGCTGGAGATCCTCTCCGGGCCGCGGCGGCCGCCCGCCGTCTTCTGCTCCACCGACGACCAGGCCATCGGCGTGCTGCGGGCCGCGCGGGAACTGCGCATCGACGTCCCCGGCGAGCTGGCGGTGGCCGGCTTCGACGACATCAAGGAGGCGGCGCTCGCGGACCCGCCGCTGACGACGGTCGCCTCCGACCGCAGCGCGATGGCCCGGGCCGCCGTGGACCTCGTCCTGGACGACGGTCTGCGGGTGGCGGGCGCCCGGCGGGAGCGGCTGAAGACCTTCCCGTCCCGGCTGGTCGTCCGCGGATCCTGCGGCTGCGACTGA
- a CDS encoding GNAT family N-acetyltransferase translates to MSLSADIDVRPITEAEFPDWLRAVNTGFLREPTPTEAELDARRLQFVPGRYLGAFDGGRCVATFLSFAQEVTAVGGAPVQADAVSGVTVTATHRRRGLLTRMMGRDLAEAKERGDVVATLIAAEYPIYGRYGFGAATTAAEWTVETLRTGLDPRWSGPADGARVDIVDAEEVRKFGPELHDRFRRATPGAVSRRDWWWQVNTGALRFQPKWTEPFFAAYRAADGTVEGLVAYDVEDCWGEGKQQPQDTATVRGLIATTPAAERALWYHLASIDWVTRVKTGPRAPDDLLPHLLPDPRAARITSQADWLWVRILDVVRALEARTYEGAGSLVLEVADPAGFTGGRYRLEASPQGVSCVPTKDNAELSLNITELARLWLGDESALRLVALGLVREERAGAALVVDALLRTSRRPWCPDMF, encoded by the coding sequence ATGAGCCTCTCCGCCGACATCGACGTCCGCCCGATCACCGAGGCCGAGTTCCCCGACTGGCTCCGCGCCGTGAACACCGGCTTCCTGCGCGAACCCACCCCGACAGAAGCCGAACTGGACGCTCGACGGCTCCAGTTCGTGCCCGGCCGTTATCTCGGCGCCTTCGACGGGGGCAGGTGTGTCGCGACGTTCCTCTCCTTCGCGCAGGAGGTCACCGCGGTCGGCGGCGCGCCGGTCCAGGCCGACGCGGTGTCCGGTGTCACCGTCACCGCCACCCACCGCCGGCGCGGCCTGCTCACCCGCATGATGGGCCGGGACCTCGCCGAGGCGAAGGAGCGCGGCGACGTCGTGGCCACGCTCATTGCCGCCGAGTACCCGATCTACGGCCGCTACGGCTTCGGTGCGGCGACCACCGCCGCCGAGTGGACCGTGGAGACCCTGCGCACCGGGCTCGATCCGCGCTGGTCCGGCCCGGCCGACGGCGCCCGCGTCGACATCGTGGACGCCGAGGAGGTCCGTAAGTTCGGCCCCGAGCTCCACGACCGCTTCCGCCGGGCCACACCAGGCGCCGTCAGCCGCCGGGACTGGTGGTGGCAGGTCAACACCGGCGCCCTGCGCTTCCAGCCGAAGTGGACCGAGCCGTTCTTCGCCGCGTACCGGGCGGCCGACGGCACGGTCGAGGGTCTGGTCGCGTACGACGTGGAGGACTGCTGGGGAGAGGGCAAGCAGCAGCCGCAGGACACGGCGACCGTGCGGGGGCTGATCGCGACGACCCCGGCCGCCGAGCGCGCCCTGTGGTACCACCTGGCCTCGATCGACTGGGTCACGCGGGTCAAGACCGGCCCCCGCGCCCCCGACGACCTGCTGCCCCACCTCCTGCCGGACCCGAGGGCAGCCCGTATCACCTCGCAGGCGGACTGGCTGTGGGTGCGGATCCTGGATGTCGTACGGGCCCTGGAGGCACGGACGTACGAGGGCGCGGGATCGTTGGTGCTGGAGGTGGCCGACCCGGCCGGGTTCACGGGCGGCCGCTACCGGCTGGAGGCGTCACCGCAGGGCGTGTCCTGCGTGCCGACGAAGGACAACGCCGAACTCTCGCTGAACATCACCGAGTTGGCGCGACTGTGGCTCGGCGACGAGTCGGCGCTGCGGCTGGTGGCGCTGGGTCTGGTACGGGAAGAACGAGCGGGCGCCGCCCTGGTGGTCGACGCCCTGCTGCGTACGTCCAGGCGACCTTGGTGCCCGGACATGTTCTGA
- a CDS encoding DUF3099 domain-containing protein has translation MDTRGTALRRAPAYPGDMLARRRRTYFAMMGTCVALFVLAWGVVRIWSVPAAVAMCVVAMVIPPVAAMVANRRGPDDRWWDDPSGDPQSDEWWDELDGKKRRQ, from the coding sequence GTGGACACCCGGGGCACGGCCCTTCGCCGTGCCCCGGCATACCCTGGAGACATGCTGGCGCGTCGCCGTCGTACGTATTTCGCCATGATGGGCACCTGCGTGGCGCTGTTCGTCCTGGCCTGGGGAGTCGTCCGGATCTGGTCGGTCCCGGCGGCCGTCGCCATGTGCGTGGTGGCGATGGTCATCCCGCCCGTCGCCGCGATGGTCGCCAACCGGCGCGGCCCCGACGACCGCTGGTGGGACGACCCGTCCGGGGACCCGCAGTCGGACGAGTGGTGGGACGAGCTGGACGGCAAGAAGCGCCGTCAGTAG
- a CDS encoding sulfurtransferase, with translation MSRSDVLVDADWVEANLDDPNIAIVEVDEDTSAYEKNHIKNAIRIDWTKDLQDPVRRDFIDQEGFEKLLSAKGIANDTLVILYGGNNNWFASYAYWYFKLYGHDNVKLLDGGRKKWELDARELVEEVPERPATNYKAKPQDTSIRAFRDDVVAAIGSQNLVDVRSPDEFSGKLLAPAHLPQEQSQRPGHVPSARNIPWSKNANDDGTFKSDEELKELYAEEQVDLAKDTIAYCRIGERSALTWFVLHELLGVENVKNYDGSWTEYGSLVGVPIELGANK, from the coding sequence ATGAGCCGCAGCGACGTCCTGGTCGACGCCGACTGGGTCGAGGCCAACCTCGACGACCCGAACATCGCGATCGTGGAGGTGGACGAGGACACGTCCGCCTACGAGAAGAACCACATCAAGAACGCGATCCGCATCGACTGGACCAAGGACCTGCAGGACCCGGTCCGCCGCGACTTCATCGACCAGGAGGGCTTCGAGAAGCTCCTGTCGGCGAAGGGCATCGCCAACGACACGCTGGTGATCCTCTACGGCGGCAACAACAACTGGTTCGCGTCCTACGCCTACTGGTACTTCAAGCTCTACGGCCACGACAACGTCAAGCTGCTCGACGGCGGCCGCAAGAAGTGGGAGCTGGACGCCCGCGAGCTGGTCGAGGAGGTCCCCGAGCGCCCGGCCACGAACTACAAGGCCAAGCCGCAGGACACCTCCATCCGCGCCTTCCGCGACGACGTCGTGGCGGCCATCGGCTCGCAGAACCTGGTCGACGTCCGTTCGCCCGACGAGTTCTCCGGCAAGCTGCTCGCCCCGGCCCACCTGCCGCAGGAGCAGTCGCAGCGCCCGGGTCACGTCCCGAGCGCGCGCAACATCCCGTGGTCGAAGAACGCCAACGACGACGGCACCTTCAAGTCGGACGAGGAGCTCAAGGAGCTCTACGCCGAGGAGCAGGTGGACCTGGCGAAGGACACCATCGCCTACTGCCGTATCGGTGAGCGCTCCGCGCTGACCTGGTTCGTCCTGCACGAGCTGCTCGGCGTGGAGAACGTCAAGAACTACGACGGCTCCTGGACCGAGTACGGCTCCCTCGTCGGCGTGCCGATCGAGCTCGGCGCCAACAAGTAA
- the dtd gene encoding D-aminoacyl-tRNA deacylase — protein MRAVVQRVDGASVVVDGETVGEIIGEGLCVLVGVTHEDTKEKAAQLARKLWSIRMLHDEKSCSDIDAPLLVISQFTLYGDARKGRRPTWNAAAPGDVAEPLVDEVVAQLRALGATVATGRFGARMRVALTNDGPFTVLLDI, from the coding sequence ATGCGTGCAGTGGTGCAGAGGGTCGACGGCGCGAGCGTGGTCGTCGACGGCGAGACGGTCGGGGAGATCATCGGCGAGGGGCTGTGCGTCCTGGTCGGGGTCACGCACGAGGACACCAAGGAGAAGGCCGCCCAGCTCGCCCGCAAGCTGTGGTCGATCCGGATGCTGCACGACGAGAAGTCGTGCAGCGACATCGACGCCCCGCTGCTCGTCATCAGCCAGTTCACGCTCTACGGCGACGCCCGCAAGGGCCGCCGCCCCACGTGGAACGCCGCCGCCCCCGGCGATGTCGCCGAACCCCTCGTCGACGAGGTGGTCGCCCAGTTGCGGGCACTGGGAGCGACGGTGGCGACGGGCCGGTTCGGCGCGCGGATGCGGGTGGCGCTGACCAACGACGGCCCGTTCACCGTCCTGTTGGACATCTGA
- a CDS encoding Fur family transcriptional regulator, which yields MVSTDWKSDLRQRGYRLTPQRQLVLEAVDTLEHATPDAILTEVKKTASGVNISTVYRTLELLEELGLVSHAHLGHGAPTYHLADRHHHIHLVCRDCENVIEADVSVAAEFTAKLRREFGFETDMKHFAIFGRCRDCSLKSSTTES from the coding sequence GTGGTGAGCACCGACTGGAAGAGTGATCTGCGGCAGCGCGGTTACCGGCTGACCCCGCAGCGGCAACTTGTGCTCGAAGCCGTGGACACCCTTGAGCACGCGACCCCCGACGCCATCCTCACGGAAGTGAAGAAGACGGCGTCGGGGGTCAACATTTCCACGGTCTACCGGACGCTGGAGCTGCTGGAGGAACTGGGCCTGGTGAGCCATGCCCACCTCGGCCACGGCGCCCCGACGTACCACCTCGCCGACCGCCATCACCACATCCACCTGGTCTGCCGGGACTGCGAGAACGTGATCGAGGCCGATGTCTCGGTGGCAGCCGAGTTCACCGCGAAACTGCGCCGGGAGTTCGGCTTCGAGACGGACATGAAGCACTTCGCGATCTTCGGCCGCTGCCGGGACTGTTCGCTGAAGAGTTCAACTACCGAGTCGTAG
- a CDS encoding DUF2993 domain-containing protein, producing the protein MRALRILLIVVVILGGLFVIADRVAVHFAENEAADKVRTTENLASTPDVSIKGFPFLTQVASGELDDVQIGIKDYEADTGAGKGAGVPETIRIDDLKADMKGVSFSGDYSSATATSATGTATVAYDELLKAAKSEPTQIFPGIKAQVVDLSDGGNGKIKVNIKITTPAGARTYPVLSSVTVHGDSVQVHADDLPKLVVDLADARIRSITDFQQTIDRLPGGVKLDSVQAAKNGVEITVKGSNVRLAG; encoded by the coding sequence ATGCGCGCCCTGCGAATACTCCTGATCGTCGTCGTGATCCTCGGCGGTCTCTTCGTGATCGCCGACCGCGTCGCCGTCCACTTCGCCGAGAACGAGGCCGCGGACAAGGTCAGAACCACCGAGAACCTGGCCTCCACCCCGGACGTCTCCATCAAGGGCTTCCCGTTTCTCACCCAGGTCGCCTCCGGTGAACTGGACGACGTGCAGATCGGCATCAAGGACTACGAGGCCGACACGGGCGCGGGCAAGGGCGCCGGCGTGCCGGAGACGATCCGTATCGACGACCTGAAGGCCGACATGAAGGGCGTCTCCTTCTCCGGCGACTACAGCTCCGCCACCGCGACCAGTGCGACCGGCACGGCCACGGTCGCCTACGACGAGCTCCTGAAGGCAGCCAAGTCCGAGCCGACGCAGATCTTCCCCGGCATCAAGGCCCAGGTCGTCGACCTGTCCGACGGCGGCAACGGCAAGATCAAGGTCAATATCAAGATCACGACTCCGGCCGGTGCACGGACGTACCCGGTGCTCAGCTCGGTCACCGTCCACGGCGACTCGGTGCAGGTCCACGCCGACGACCTGCCCAAGCTGGTCGTCGACCTCGCCGACGCCCGTATCCGCTCGATCACCGACTTCCAGCAGACCATCGACCGGCTGCCCGGCGGTGTGAAGCTGGACAGTGTGCAGGCCGCGAAGAACGGTGTGGAGATCACGGTGAAGGGTTCGAACGTCAGGCTCGCGGGGTAG
- a CDS encoding DsrE family protein, producing the protein MAKKLVIKVTAGADAPERCSQAFTVAAVAVASGVDVSLWLTGESAWFALPGRAAEFELPHAAPLPDLLDSLLAGGRVTLCTQCAARRDITEKDVIEGVRIAGAQVFVQEALGEDTQALVY; encoded by the coding sequence ATGGCGAAGAAGCTCGTGATCAAGGTGACGGCGGGGGCGGACGCTCCCGAGCGGTGCTCCCAGGCGTTCACGGTGGCGGCGGTGGCCGTGGCCAGCGGCGTCGACGTCTCCCTGTGGCTGACCGGCGAGTCCGCGTGGTTCGCGCTGCCGGGCCGGGCCGCCGAGTTCGAGCTGCCACACGCGGCGCCGCTGCCGGACCTGCTCGACTCCCTGCTCGCGGGCGGCCGCGTGACGCTCTGCACGCAGTGCGCGGCCCGGCGGGACATCACGGAGAAGGACGTCATCGAGGGCGTACGGATCGCCGGGGCCCAGGTGTTCGTCCAGGAGGCGCTGGGCGAGGACACGCAGGCGCTCGTCTACTGA
- a CDS encoding Ms5788A family Cys-rich leader peptide, which translates to MKRQADLTKRRAVDLCRVAAMLCRPF; encoded by the coding sequence ATGAAGCGACAGGCGGACCTCACGAAGCGGCGGGCAGTAGACCTGTGCCGCGTCGCCGCCATGCTCTGTCGCCCCTTCTGA
- a CDS encoding folate-binding protein YgfZ produces the protein MKSPLLSLPGAVPAEGADEGVAAHYGDLFREQRALADGTGFVDLSHRGVVTVSGEDRLSWLHLLLSQHVSELPAGQATEALILSAHGHIEHALYLVDDGETVWAHVEPGTQEALIAYLESMKFFYRVEVADRTAEFAVVHLPAGSIAEVPEGVVVRETSYGRDLFLPRAGLESYAEKAGPAVGILAYEAFRVEQHRPRLGFETDHRTIPHELGWIGTAVHLQKGCYRGQETVARVQNLGKPPRRLVFLHLDGSEVHLPTPGTEIRLADEDPDGRKIGFITTSVRHHELGPVALALVKRNVPVDARLMAGETAAAQEVVVEP, from the coding sequence ATGAAGAGCCCTCTGCTGTCCCTGCCCGGCGCCGTCCCCGCCGAGGGTGCGGACGAAGGCGTAGCCGCCCACTACGGCGATCTGTTCCGTGAGCAGCGCGCCCTCGCCGACGGCACCGGTTTCGTCGACCTCTCGCACCGCGGTGTCGTCACCGTCTCCGGCGAGGACCGGCTGAGCTGGCTGCACCTGCTGCTTTCCCAGCACGTCAGCGAGCTGCCCGCCGGCCAGGCCACCGAGGCCCTGATCCTCTCCGCCCACGGCCACATCGAGCACGCGCTGTACCTGGTGGACGACGGTGAGACCGTCTGGGCGCACGTGGAGCCGGGGACCCAGGAGGCGCTGATCGCCTACCTGGAGTCGATGAAGTTCTTCTACCGGGTCGAAGTCGCCGACCGCACGGCCGAGTTCGCGGTCGTGCACCTGCCGGCCGGTTCGATCGCGGAGGTCCCGGAGGGCGTCGTCGTACGCGAGACGTCGTACGGCCGCGACCTGTTCCTGCCCCGCGCGGGCCTGGAGTCGTACGCGGAGAAGGCAGGCCCCGCCGTCGGCATCCTGGCCTATGAGGCCTTCCGCGTCGAACAGCACCGGCCCCGCCTCGGCTTCGAGACCGACCACCGCACCATCCCGCACGAGCTGGGCTGGATCGGTACGGCGGTGCACCTGCAGAAGGGCTGCTACCGCGGCCAGGAGACGGTCGCCCGGGTGCAGAACCTGGGCAAGCCGCCCCGCCGTCTGGTCTTCCTCCACCTGGACGGCAGCGAGGTCCACCTCCCCACCCCCGGCACCGAGATCCGCCTCGCCGACGAGGACCCCGACGGCCGCAAGATCGGCTTCATCACGACGTCGGTACGCCACCACGAACTGGGCCCGGTGGCCCTCGCCCTGGTCAAGCGGAACGTACCGGTGGACGCGCGCCTGATGGCGGGGGAGACGGCGGCGGCCCAGGAGGTCGTCGTCGAGCCCTGA
- a CDS encoding MoaD/ThiS family protein: MPKVTVRYWAAAKAAAGVAEEAYDAATLAEALDAVRERHPGELARVLQRCSFLIDGDPVGTRGHETVRLADGGTVEVLPPFAGG; this comes from the coding sequence ATGCCAAAGGTCACGGTGCGCTACTGGGCCGCCGCGAAGGCCGCGGCCGGGGTCGCCGAGGAGGCCTACGACGCGGCCACCCTCGCCGAGGCGCTCGACGCCGTGCGCGAGCGACACCCCGGTGAACTCGCGCGCGTGCTGCAGCGATGCTCGTTCCTCATCGACGGTGACCCCGTGGGGACCCGCGGGCATGAGACGGTACGGCTGGCCGACGGCGGCACGGTCGAGGTGCTCCCGCCGTTCGCAGGAGGGTGA
- a CDS encoding response regulator transcription factor: protein MSSLLLLTNALQPSTEVLPALGLLLHNVRVAPAEGPALVDTPGADVILIDGRRDLPQVRSLCQLLRSTGPGCPLILVVTEGGLAAVTADWGIDDVLLDTAGPAEVEARLRLAMGRQQIVNDDSPMEIRNGDLSVDEATYSAKLKGRVLDLTFKEFELLKYLAQHPGRVFTRAQLLQEVWGYDYFGGTRTVDVHVRRLRAKLGPEHESLIGTVRNVGYRFVTPEKADRVAEEAKATAERAKADEADTASVRDGAEVPAEA from the coding sequence ATGAGTTCTCTGCTGCTCCTGACCAATGCCCTCCAGCCGTCGACGGAGGTGCTCCCGGCACTCGGCCTGTTGCTGCACAACGTACGCGTGGCGCCGGCGGAGGGCCCCGCACTCGTCGACACCCCGGGTGCCGACGTCATCCTCATCGACGGCCGACGCGACCTTCCGCAGGTCCGCAGCCTGTGCCAGCTGCTGCGCTCCACCGGCCCGGGCTGTCCGCTCATCCTCGTCGTCACCGAGGGCGGCCTCGCCGCCGTCACCGCCGACTGGGGCATCGACGACGTCCTGCTCGACACCGCCGGCCCGGCGGAGGTCGAGGCCCGGCTCCGGCTGGCCATGGGCCGGCAGCAGATCGTCAACGACGACTCCCCCATGGAGATCCGCAACGGCGACCTGTCCGTGGACGAGGCCACCTACAGCGCGAAACTCAAGGGGCGGGTCCTCGACCTCACCTTCAAGGAGTTCGAGCTCCTGAAGTACCTCGCCCAGCACCCCGGCCGCGTCTTCACGCGCGCGCAGCTGCTGCAGGAGGTCTGGGGCTACGACTACTTCGGCGGCACCCGAACGGTCGACGTGCACGTGAGGCGGCTGCGCGCCAAGCTCGGCCCCGAGCACGAGTCGCTGATCGGCACCGTCCGGAACGTCGGTTATCGATTCGTTACCCCGGAGAAGGCCGACCGCGTCGCCGAGGAGGCCAAGGCCACGGCGGAACGGGCAAAGGCGGACGAAGCGGACACCGCGTCCGTGCGGGACGGCGCCGAGGTGCCGGCCGAGGCATGA
- a CDS encoding aerial mycelium formation protein: MSTPSTGRQPVSCRGERAPSRPPTQRTDSPVGPVAPVGAVATVGAVASVGPRLPADPPEHDLALLSLPELRTLRRDAQRDEADLSYVRRLLQGRIDILRAELARRSPAGAASVVERLSEILTDAPARHRSSARHVTLGTPHSAEYRQLAADMLAEVELSDLAARTDLELNTAMGRLVRYEQQVSRRRQRLQRTTDDCSAEITRRYREGEAQVDDLLV; encoded by the coding sequence ATGAGCACACCGAGTACCGGGCGGCAGCCCGTCTCGTGCAGGGGAGAGCGGGCGCCGTCGAGGCCGCCCACGCAGCGCACCGACAGTCCGGTCGGGCCGGTCGCACCGGTGGGTGCGGTGGCTACGGTCGGCGCGGTCGCGTCGGTCGGTCCGCGGCTGCCCGCCGACCCGCCCGAGCACGACCTGGCCCTGCTGAGCCTGCCCGAACTGCGCACCCTGCGCCGGGACGCCCAGCGCGACGAGGCCGACCTCAGCTACGTCCGCCGGCTGCTGCAGGGCCGTATCGACATCCTGCGCGCGGAGCTGGCACGGAGGTCTCCGGCCGGGGCGGCGTCCGTTGTCGAACGGCTCTCGGAGATCCTCACGGACGCTCCCGCCCGCCACCGCTCCTCGGCCCGCCACGTCACCCTGGGCACCCCGCACAGCGCGGAGTACCGGCAACTGGCCGCCGACATGCTGGCCGAGGTCGAACTCTCCGACCTGGCCGCCCGCACCGACCTGGAGCTGAACACCGCCATGGGCCGCCTCGTGCGGTACGAGCAGCAGGTCTCCCGCCGCCGGCAACGGCTCCAGCGCACGACGGACGACTGCAGCGCCGAGATCACGCGCAGGTACCGGGAGGGCGAGGCGCAGGTGGACGACCTGCTGGTGTGA
- a CDS encoding S9 family peptidase, with translation MSTTPAGHVARSTVRPHPETIRRAPLRTFLHTDDGVTIDSVYDPPAAVYDTSAPPSVDLVFVLAHGFTGDVDKPHVRRVVQALTQFGAVVSLSFRGHGASGGWSTVGDKEVLDLAAAVEWARGLGHTRVATVGFSMGGSVVLRHAALYGPERGGRTEAATDAVVSVSAPARWYYRGTAPMRKLHWLVTRPEGRLVGRYGFRTRIHHREWNPVPLSPVEAVPRIAPTPLLIVHGDRDGYFPLDHPRMLAAAAGEHGELWLEDGMGHAEHASTDELLARIGEWAADAAG, from the coding sequence ATGAGCACTACTCCGGCAGGTCATGTGGCTCGTTCCACCGTCCGTCCGCATCCCGAGACGATCAGACGTGCACCTTTGCGGACGTTTCTCCACACGGACGACGGAGTGACGATCGATTCCGTATACGATCCGCCGGCCGCCGTATACGACACCTCCGCGCCACCCTCCGTCGACCTCGTGTTCGTCCTCGCCCACGGCTTCACCGGCGACGTGGACAAGCCCCACGTACGGCGGGTGGTGCAGGCGTTGACGCAGTTCGGGGCGGTGGTCTCGTTGTCCTTCCGCGGTCACGGCGCCTCCGGCGGGTGGTCGACGGTCGGCGACAAGGAGGTGCTCGACCTGGCGGCCGCGGTGGAGTGGGCGCGCGGCCTCGGGCACACGCGCGTGGCGACCGTCGGCTTCTCCATGGGCGGCTCGGTGGTGCTGCGGCACGCGGCGCTGTACGGGCCGGAGCGCGGGGGGCGCACCGAAGCGGCCACGGACGCGGTGGTCTCGGTGAGTGCGCCGGCCCGTTGGTACTACCGGGGCACGGCCCCCATGCGGAAGCTGCACTGGCTGGTGACGCGCCCGGAGGGCCGCCTGGTCGGCCGCTACGGATTCCGTACGCGCATCCACCACCGGGAGTGGAACCCGGTGCCCCTCTCCCCGGTGGAGGCCGTCCCGAGGATCGCCCCGACGCCCCTGCTGATCGTGCACGGCGACCGGGACGGCTACTTCCCCCTCGACCACCCCCGCATGCTGGCCGCGGCCGCCGGTGAACACGGCGAACTCTGGCTGGAGGACGGCATGGGCCACGCGGAACACGCGTCGACGGACGAACTCCTGGCCCGCATCGGAGAATGGGCCGCCGACGCGGCGGGCTAG
- a CDS encoding FABP family protein, producing the protein MIEIPSDLHKDLVPLAFLLGSWAGAGVHDFPGSEKCNFGQEVAFSHDGRDFLEYESHTWVLDNDGNKVRPLESEHGFWRIDADRKVEITMVRNDGVVEVWYGELADKKPQIDLVTDAVARTAASGPYTGGKRLYGYVNSDLMWVGEKQTPEVELRPYMSAHLKKVVTPEDVERWAKALPDDMPDDGIAFFK; encoded by the coding sequence ATGATCGAGATCCCGTCCGACCTCCACAAGGACCTCGTGCCCCTCGCCTTCCTGCTCGGCAGCTGGGCCGGCGCGGGCGTGCACGACTTCCCCGGCTCCGAGAAGTGCAACTTCGGACAGGAGGTCGCCTTCTCGCACGACGGCCGGGACTTCCTGGAGTACGAGTCCCACACCTGGGTCCTCGACAACGACGGCAACAAGGTCCGCCCGCTGGAGTCCGAGCACGGCTTCTGGCGGATCGACGCCGACCGCAAGGTCGAGATCACCATGGTCCGCAACGACGGTGTCGTCGAGGTCTGGTACGGCGAGCTGGCCGACAAGAAGCCGCAGATCGACCTGGTCACGGACGCGGTGGCGCGTACGGCGGCGTCCGGCCCGTACACGGGCGGCAAGCGCCTGTACGGCTATGTCAACAGCGACCTGATGTGGGTCGGCGAGAAGCAGACCCCCGAGGTCGAGCTGCGCCCCTACATGTCGGCGCACCTGAAGAAGGTCGTCACCCCCGAGGACGTCGAGCGCTGGGCCAAGGCCCTGCCGGACGACATGCCGGACGACGGGATCGCCTTCTTCAAGTAG